GCCGAGGAGACTTCAACTCAGGGAAGTCAGTATTATTTCGGCAATCCCAACTACGTCATTAACGGTGCAGTGGCTCTCGTTAATGAAATTCACCAGGCTTCTCCAAACGCCAAGATAATCCTCTACGAGCCGTGGGCCAAGCGAACCGACGGCACGATGCCGACAAATATTTATCCGGATGTCTTTTCGGGTCCGGCTCAGATGATCGCCGCAATCGATGCCATGGAACCGAAAATCCAGTCGGCTTTGATTAATGCTTATCCAGGTCTCAGTGTTCAGATCGCTCCGGCCGGGGATGCTTGGGCGATAGTGAATAACCCGGATGCTCTCTCGATCGATGGCATTACCCACCCGAACCCTCAGGGGGCGTTATTGGCGGCGGAAACCATCTACGACACTATTTATGACACGGTTTCCGCAGATATTCCGAGTGCGGCGATTCCCGCTCTGGCCGCCGCCCATGGTCTGACCGTTCAGCAGTTTGACTTGTTTACACCCGTGGCCGATCAGGCGGTGGGCGAACTTCATGCGAGTGCCGATCAGAACTTTTTATCGAAGCTGTTCGCCGATGCTTTGGGGCGACCTTTGGATGCAGGGGATATCGCCATTTGGATGCCTTTATTGGACGCCGGCAAAGTCTCCCGAGCGGATGTGGTTCAACAGGTTTATCAATCCAGTGAGTATTACGAGCATCAAATCACCCTGGCGTATGAATCGATTTTGCAGCGCACACCCGATTCGGTAGGCTTGAGTAACTGGCTGACCGATCTTCAGAATGGATTGTCGATCGAACAAATGCAAGCCGATATTTGGGGTTCCACGGAGAGTCAGTCTCGAAACGGAAACACAACCGATTCGTTCATCCAACAACTTTACCAGACCTATTTGGGGCGGTCGGCGGATAATTTGGGCCTGAGTAACTGGGTGGAGCAGCTCAATTCGGGTGAATTGACGAGCACTCAACTGGCCTACGCCATCATTCGCAGCCCGGAAAGTCTGACTCATACCCTCTCGAGCGATTACCAGACGTTACTGAATAGACCGGTGGATTCGGCCGGTTTAGCGAACTGGTTGCTGGATCTCTCCAATTCAAAGCCTCTGAATGACGTGATCATGGGAATTGAAAGCAGCCTGGA
The genomic region above belongs to Telmatocola sphagniphila and contains:
- a CDS encoding DUF4214 domain-containing protein; the protein is MFLGRRTSKQSHNRFRSLRLEELESREVFSNAILFIGNSYTALTNPETYIDTFVRDLAVAGGQPAPDIVRSIIYGSTLQEHANSLSPAAIRALLPAGDANWDYVVIQSLAEETSTQGSQYYFGNPNYVINGAVALVNEIHQASPNAKIILYEPWAKRTDGTMPTNIYPDVFSGPAQMIAAIDAMEPKIQSALINAYPGLSVQIAPAGDAWAIVNNPDALSIDGITHPNPQGALLAAETIYDTIYDTVSADIPSAAIPALAAAHGLTVQQFDLFTPVADQAVGELHASADQNFLSKLFADALGRPLDAGDIAIWMPLLDAGKVSRADVVQQVYQSSEYYEHQITLAYESILQRTPDSVGLSNWLTDLQNGLSIEQMQADIWGSTESQSRNGNTTDSFIQQLYQTYLGRSADNLGLSNWVEQLNSGELTSTQLAYAIIRSPESLTHTLSSDYQTLLNRPVDSAGLANWLLDLSNSKPLNDVIMGIESSLEFRDSSS